A region of Paenibacillus thiaminolyticus DNA encodes the following proteins:
- a CDS encoding suppressor of fused domain protein, translated as MKNIILEEFSPICPIQAFVEEYEDCVYFYLWNCPGEEYASVRACWVRNYGPAPEALDVETMGHGRAPMLPRDCCAHPEGAERLAPEQLAVVWFEEGDAAALLYRDEIVSVIPGWAGSSTDEHSYPGYARDCIKESDLCFPLGTPDSNALFRRIELANQFWQSWDEHSWEGIQQQYLEAIESGLGPVANYYAIDGGHWPPRAMVTVERGDITYVVTLGVSILPQPKVEQYTETPELLRRFEFAFACDSRWLAEHGKPMLQYISGQANLPWTYLTFVAKGHTIPCSEIALSHERFTAVALAQPPYAPAIALPKIGGDPVNLLWMIPITEEERHYAEEQGTERLFERPSAPEEWIFDGRVKFCI; from the coding sequence ATGAAAAATATCATTTTGGAAGAGTTCTCGCCCATCTGCCCGATTCAAGCGTTTGTGGAGGAATATGAGGATTGCGTTTATTTTTATTTATGGAACTGCCCGGGCGAGGAATACGCGAGCGTTCGCGCTTGCTGGGTCAGGAACTACGGGCCAGCGCCGGAGGCGCTCGACGTGGAAACGATGGGCCATGGCCGGGCTCCGATGCTGCCGAGAGACTGCTGCGCCCATCCCGAAGGGGCGGAGCGGCTCGCTCCCGAGCAATTGGCTGTCGTCTGGTTCGAGGAAGGCGATGCCGCCGCCCTGCTCTATCGGGATGAGATCGTGAGCGTCATCCCCGGATGGGCCGGTTCGTCCACCGACGAACACAGTTATCCCGGCTATGCGAGGGACTGCATCAAGGAGTCGGACCTGTGCTTCCCGCTGGGAACGCCGGATTCCAACGCATTGTTCCGGCGCATCGAGCTCGCCAATCAGTTCTGGCAGAGCTGGGACGAGCATTCATGGGAAGGGATACAGCAGCAGTATCTAGAGGCTATTGAATCCGGACTTGGTCCCGTGGCCAACTACTATGCCATAGACGGCGGCCATTGGCCTCCGCGGGCCATGGTGACGGTCGAACGAGGCGATATCACGTATGTGGTGACGCTGGGGGTATCCATTCTGCCGCAGCCGAAGGTAGAGCAATATACGGAGACGCCGGAGCTGCTGCGGAGGTTCGAGTTCGCCTTCGCCTGCGATTCGCGTTGGCTGGCCGAGCATGGGAAGCCGATGCTGCAGTACATAAGCGGGCAGGCCAATCTGCCCTGGACTTATCTTACGTTCGTCGCCAAGGGCCATACGATTCCGTGCAGCGAGATCGCCCTCAGTCACGAGCGCTTCACCGCGGTGGCCCTTGCCCAGCCGCCGTATGCGCCGGCTATCGCTCTGCCGAAGATCGGCGGCGATCCGGTCAATCTGCTCTGGATGATTCCGATTACGGAGGAAGAGCGGCACTATGCTGAGGAACAAGGCACGGAGCGCTTGTTCGAGCGCCCGTCCGCCCCGGAGGAATGGATTTTCGACGGGAGAGTCAAATTCTGTATATGA
- a CDS encoding ABC transporter substrate-binding protein — MRTHRFMKWTAAALASVFMLAGCSSGQGGTEAVDASKLTLEQIVDKAKQEGEVNSVGMPDTWANWVQTWNDLGTKYNLKHTDTDMSSAEELAKFEAEKEDATADIGDVGIAFGPLAKQKGLTLPYKTSYWGDIPDWAKDKEGHWMLGYTGTLAIITDKNKVKNPPKTWADIKNGDFKVSVGDVMKANQAQFAVLAAAYAFGGDEKNIQPGIDFFAELAKNKRLASNDAGLANLEKGEVEVGFLWDFNALGYRDKIDKNRFDVVIPQEASVISGYATVINKYAKHPHAAMLAREYILSDEGQSNLARGYARPIRTNAKLADDAKAMLLPDDMYRNALPVKDLNAWEDTTKKLPQLWQEQVLIHVQ, encoded by the coding sequence ATGCGTACTCATCGTTTCATGAAATGGACAGCCGCCGCGCTCGCATCCGTATTCATGCTGGCAGGCTGCTCTTCGGGACAAGGCGGTACCGAGGCCGTTGATGCCTCCAAGCTAACGCTGGAGCAAATTGTGGACAAGGCCAAGCAAGAAGGAGAAGTCAATTCGGTCGGCATGCCGGACACCTGGGCCAACTGGGTGCAGACATGGAACGATTTAGGAACGAAATATAACTTGAAGCATACGGATACCGACATGTCGAGTGCCGAAGAGCTTGCGAAGTTCGAAGCGGAAAAAGAAGATGCCACAGCCGACATCGGCGACGTCGGCATTGCATTCGGACCACTGGCGAAGCAAAAGGGATTGACTCTTCCCTACAAGACGTCCTATTGGGGCGATATTCCGGACTGGGCCAAGGATAAGGAGGGCCACTGGATGCTCGGCTATACCGGCACGCTGGCCATCATCACGGACAAGAACAAGGTGAAGAATCCGCCCAAGACATGGGCAGACATCAAGAACGGCGACTTCAAGGTCTCCGTCGGCGACGTGATGAAGGCCAACCAGGCGCAATTCGCGGTGCTCGCAGCTGCGTACGCCTTCGGCGGCGACGAGAAGAATATTCAGCCCGGCATCGATTTCTTCGCAGAGCTGGCGAAGAACAAGCGCCTCGCTTCCAATGACGCCGGATTGGCGAACTTGGAAAAAGGGGAGGTAGAGGTTGGCTTCCTCTGGGATTTCAATGCGCTTGGCTATCGTGACAAAATCGACAAGAACCGCTTCGATGTCGTTATTCCGCAGGAAGCTTCCGTCATCAGCGGATATGCAACGGTTATCAATAAGTACGCCAAGCATCCGCATGCCGCCATGCTGGCCCGCGAATATATTCTGTCCGATGAAGGGCAGTCGAATCTGGCCCGCGGCTACGCCCGCCCTATCCGGACGAACGCGAAGCTGGCCGACGATGCGAAGGCGATGCTGCTGCCGGACGACATGTACCGGAACGCCTTGCCGGTCAAAGATCTGAACGCATGGGAAGACACGACGAAGAAGCTCCCTCAATTATGGCAGGAGCAGGTGCTTATCCATGTCCAATAG